CCCTCATCGTGATTCTGGCCCTGTATTTCTTCGGGGGCGGTGTGATTCACGATTTTGCCTTTGCTCTGCTCATCGGCGTTGTGGTGGGTACCTATTCGTCCATTTACGTGGCCAGTCCCATTTTGCTCGGCTTTTCCGGCAGCAAGGGGGCGGGCAGTGAAGGAGCTCCGGCCACGGCCAATGCCTCCTGACGCACCACATTCATACACAGACGCACCAAAAAAGGCGGTCCCGCAAGGGGCCGCCTTTTTTGGTGCGTCATGTCGGTAAGGTTGTTTCGGGTAACCGGGAGTATATTACTCTGCCGAGGGCTTGCCCTGTTTTTGCTTGAAGATCTCCGGCGGTCTTGTGGTATCGCCATTGGCGTTGGGGAAATCCTTGAACATGACCGCCTTGGTTCCTGTTTCCAGGAGATGGCGGGCCTCGGCCATGAAGTTGTTGAACCGGTGCTTGCACTCGTAAAATCCGTGCCACCATGTGTAGTCCGGGGCCATCATGGCCGTACCCATGCGCGCCCGGCGTCCTTCATGGTGCCAGAGTTCGTAGAATTCCACTTCCAGTTTTTCGTCAAAGAATCGTGATTGGTCCAGAATGCCCTTGGCATAGAGTTGGTCGAGCATCGCTTTGGCCGGTTTGAAGTACACCTCGTTGTATTCCTGAACAGCCCGGTCCAGCTTGACGTAATGGGCGTCCACCCAACTCTTGCCATGGCATTGCATGCAGATGGCCTTCATCTTTTCCTGTTCCGCAACACCGTTTGTCTGGGCGGGGAAGGCTTTGAAATCCTCAGGTCGAACGGTCAGAGGCGCCTGGAGCTCCCAGCCCAGGCGTTCGGTCACGTCATGAGTGGTCATGACCGAACCCGAACCCGACATGTGACAGGCCGAGCAGCTGGGGGTTCTGTAGTCCACACCGGCCGTCCAGGTTCCCGGGGCAGCCGACCAGTTGTAGGTATGGCCAAAGGCGTCATAAATGGCCCCGTGCTTGGATTCGGTATAGATTTCTATTTGAGGATGGTCGGGACCGAGATGGCATTGTCCGCAGGCCTCGGGCTTTCTGGATTCTTCCACGGAAAATTTGTGCCGGGTGTGGCAGGAGGAGCAGCTTCCCAGGGAACCGTCCATGTTCAGCCGGCCAACGCCCACATTGGGCCAGGTGGACGGGTCAAGACGCCCGTCCTCTGTCTTTTTGAGGATGGTTCCGTGGCAATAGTAACACCCTGCTGTGCGTTCCCAATCGCTGTTCATGCCCTTGTTGAGCCAGGGATCGATTTTCCACATGATTTCGATGGTATTGGCGTGTTTGCTTCGGGAGTATTGCTTGACTTCATCGGGATGACACCTGGAGCAGTCCTTGGGAGTGACGGCCGCAGCCACAGGTACCCGGTATTTCTTGGTACCCCATGGGTTGTCCGAACGCTGGTACTGCTTGTAGTGGACGTCTGATACATCGGGATCGTGTTCCTCGGCCTGATGGCAGTCAATGCACGTGATGTTGGCGCTGGCGTGGCGACTGCTTGCCCAGTCCACAAACAGGCCGGGAGATTCCGTCTTGTGGCATTCGATGCACGCCTTGGCCTGTTGAGACATGCCTCGTTCAATGCGAAATTCCTTGACCTTCTCCATCTGGGCACCAGCTGGCAGTGCGATCCAGACCATGAGAAGCAGCGCAAACACGAATCCTGTTTTGGTGCGGCCAGTCATAAAACCCTCCTTGGCAAAGATGGTTGCGTGATGATCGAGCCGGGACAAGGCGTGCGGATTGAATCAGAGACTGGATGCGCCTTCCTGGCAGGTCTTGAAGTCGTAATGCGTCCTGTCGTTGTGGACGAGGTCGTAATGACAGTCCACGCACTTTTTTTCATAGCCCGGTCGGGGATAAAGAACCTGTTTGTGAGCGAGCATGGCTCCCCGGTTCCTGGGCAGATAGGCAATGTTCCGATGGCATTTCTGGCACTGGTTGTTCTTGAACGAGGCATAGGCCTGGGCCCTGTTTTTGGCATGGTCATAGTCTTCCGGGCCGTCCATGGTCAGGTGGACGAACACGTCCTTGAGACCGTGCAGGGTCTTCATGTAAAAAAAGTTGATGGTGTCATGGGGAGCGGGAAGATGGCAGTCCATGCAGTCGGCCACGAACCCCTGATCATTGTTCACATGGGTCGATGTTTTCCAGGTGTTGTAGGCCCAGCGGATCTCATGGCAGGAGGCGCAGAAACTCGGTGTCGATGTTCTGACCATGGTGTAGTAGGTCATGCTGAAAAGCGGGAAGGCAATGACGATTCCAATGATGATCCATAAAAACGGACTGAATTTTTTCATCATTTCCCCCGGAAAGTTGCGGATCAAGGTTGCTGATCAAACAGTGACGGGCAGCCCTGGTGCACGGTTCATAACAGATATTACCCTGACCCGTAGCGTAAACCGCATGTTGTAGCAAGGGTTTCCTTGCATTTGTGAGCACAGAGTCAACAATTTTCTGTTCGGAAAAAAGAAAGACGGCTCTGCAACAGACGTTCTGACCCTGCTGCAGGAAGTGCGGGTGCGTGGTACATGGGCGAAGCAAGTCGGCCCAGGGAAGGCGGGAAGTGCCTGCGGAAAGCCCGAAGGATGGGTGCGCACCAAACGCTTGTGCAACACGTGGCGCCGGACACATGGACAAAACCCCTTTGCCATTGCTGCAAACAATGCTAGCCTTGCCGGACAGACATGCACCTTTTCAGGGAGAGTCGGGATACATGCTAGAACAAATCATGGCATTCGTGCCTTTTGCGGGCGTTGTTGCGGCTGTTGTGGGCATTTTGTGGGCGGCGCACTGGTTGCTCATTGGTCGGCAGGCCGAACTGGGCAATGAGCGCAAATTTTCCCGTCAGCTGATCATGCTCGGTTTGACCATTCTGGGGCTTCTTGCATCCGTGCTGGCCCTGCCGATCAACGACAGTTCGCGCAATCAGCTGATCGGCCTGGTGGGGATTGTCATCTCCGGTATGCTCGCCTTTTCGTCCACAACCATCATTTCCAATCTGATGGCCGGGATCCTGCTGCGTATCACCAAACCGTTCCGCGTGGGTGATTTCATCCGTATTGGCGATCATTTCGGGCGGGTAACGGAACGCGGACTGTTTGATACGGAAATCCAGACGGAAACCCGTGAACTCATTGCCCTGCCCAATACCTATTGCATCAGCAATCCCGTGGCAGCCACCCTCAGTTCCGGAACCATCATCTCGGCAACCCTTTCATTGGGCTACGACCTTGATCACGTGAGAATCGAGCGCTTGCTCGAAGAAGCCGCCTCCACGTGCGGGCTCCGGGAACCCTTTGTCCATATCATGGAATTGGGCAATTTTTCCGTAACCTATCGCGTGTCCGGGTTTCTTGATGAACCCAAACGTCTCATTTCCGTGCGTTCCACCCTTTACGGGTGCGTTCTGGATGCCCTGCATGGCCAGGGCATTGAAATCCTGTCACCTGCCTACATGAACCAGCGGCAGGTGGGGGCGGAAACACCGGTCATTCCTTCCAACGTGGCCATGACGACGCCCAAGCAGACGGATGCCTCTCCCGAGGATATTGCCTTTGACAAGGCGGACAAGGCCGAAAAACTGGAGAACAGGAAACAGCGTCTGGGTCAGGAAATTGAAAGACTGGAAACCCTGTTGAAGGAGGATCTGGAGGAGGAGAAGAAAAAGGCGGCAAAAGAAGACCTTGAGCAGACCAAACAACAGCTCAAGGAGCTTGATGAAAAGGTCGACCCGGTACAGGAGTGATGGCACCGGGTTCATGACTCTGGCGCGCGAGGCGTAAGTGCCAGCTTTGTGGGCGGACAGGCCGCAACCATGCCGTCAAGACGGAGAAACCGCGCCCAAGCGGGATGCTGGCGGCATGGACGCTTTGGTCATGTCCGGGGATCAGCGGGGGTAGGCAAGATCGTCGTCTTCCATTTTCTGCTTGTTGTACTCCTGTTCGACAAGCTGAAACTCTTCAGCCATGTGCCGAAGGAGTTGGAGGGATTCTTCGGCCTTTTGGGCGTCCAGGATATGCAGGGCAAAACCGGCATGCACAATGAGATATTCCCCCACCCGGGGAGGTCTTTCCAAAAGCATGGTTGAGGCCTGCAAAAAGGTCTGGCCGTTGCCGACGCGGCAGCGGGCAATACCGTTTTCAAGGGATTCTACTTGTGCTGGAACTGCGAGACACATACGCTACCTCCATGGGCAACACCGGGATCCTGTTCACGGAAGGTTCCTCCAACATCTTGGACTTCCTGGAGAACACGATCCGCCATGAGTGGAAGATTCCTGGTGCAGGTGGGTGAAAGTTGGATGGACATGGTTTCCATATCCTCGGGTTCCATGCCGATGATGACCGCCTGGGGACAATGCCCTGCCAGCTTGCAGAAAATGAGGGTGTCCACGAGATCGGTCTGGTGCATGGAGTTCCTGAAGGAAATGCTCTTGCGCAGATCATCCCCGGTGAGCCGGTAGATACTGCCCGGCGGTTCGTTGCCCAGCACGGCATCCAGCACGATGAGCTGGTCGCATTGCATGATGGGGTCCATGAGTTCAATACCCAGGGTGCTTCCGTCCCGCAAGGTCACGTTGTCGGAAAAGGCGTATTTTTCAATGAGATAATTCACGGCCCTGACACCGATACCTTCATCGGTGAACAGGATGTTGCCCACACCCAGAATGAGTATGCGAGGCGATTTGTTTGAGGCTGCAGTCACCACGGTTCCCCTTGTGGTTGCGTTGGTTCCCCCGGCAACAGGGTTGCCGGGGGAGAGATGTTCTTACAGAATCTTGAACTTGTGGACTTCATTGGTTCTGGAATCGATCACATGCACGCCGCAGGCGATGCAGGGATCAAACGAATGCACTGTACGCAGGATTTCCACGGGCCGCGCGGCATCAGCCACCGGCGTATCCATGAGGGCCTCCTCAACAGCACTGGGCTTCCCGGCGGCACAACGGGGGCCGAGATTCCAGGTGGAGGGCACAACCAGCTGGAAATTGCCGATCTTGCCGTCCTCGATACGGATCCAGTGACTCAGCCCGCCGCGGGGTGCACCGACAAAACCAACACCCCTTGCTTCCTTTTTCATGTCCCACTTGGTGCAGAGGTCCTTCTTGCCAGCAGCCAGGTTCCCCTTGAGCTGCATGATCCAGTTTTCCATTTCCCGGGCAGTGATCAGGGTCTCGATACCGCGGGCCGCGGTCCGTCCCAGGGTGGAAAAGAGCGCTTCCTTGCCAACACCCAGTTTGCCAAGAACCATGTTCACCGTATCCACGGTGGGCTGGTGTCCCCGGCTGTAGGCGATGAGCATATGGGCCAGGGGACCGACTTCCATGGCCTCGCCCTTGTACCGGGGCGCCTTCATCCATGAGTAGCGCTCCTTGTCTTCCAGACTGGTATATTGGGGATCGGTAACCCCTTCGTAGGGATGGGATGCCTTGCTGCCCTTGTACCAGCTATGGGCCAGATGTTCTTCCACATATTGCGGTTCAAAGGGATCCACCTTGCCCAGCTTCCGGTTCATGATCACGCCCGGAGGAAAATAACGGCTTTCCAGGTCGTATTCATCCGTGGGGAATTCACCAAAACTCATGAAATTGGTACACCCGCCAATGGAAGCCCAATCCTTGTAGGCACCCCCGATGACCAGAAGATCGGGAATATATACCTGTTCGATAAAGGTTTTGACTTCGGCATGCAGGTCTTCGAATTCCTTGATTCTTTCGGGGCGCAAACTGTCATAGCAGGTAACTCCGCCCACAACCGTAAACTGGGTATGGGGGTTCTTGGCCCCGAAAATGGCCATCATGCGTGCGGCCTTGACCTGCAGGCGCAGGGCCTGGAGATAATGGGTCGTTGCAATGAGGTTGACTTCGGGGGAGAGATAATAGGCTTCGTGTCCGCCCAGGAAATACGCATTGGTGAAAATGCCCAGCTGGCCGGATTCAACCAGGGCCTTGAGCTGTTTCTGAACAGCCAGGAATTCCTCGGCCGTATGTTTGCCCGGGTAATTCTGGGCCGCGATTTTTGCCGCCTTGAGGGGATCGGCGTTTATGGCAGCGGCCACATCCACCCAGTCCAGGGCGTGGAGGTGGTAGAAGTGGACAATGTGGTCATGAAGATACTGGGCACCTAGGACCAGGTTTCTGATGAGGGTGGCATTTTCCGGAATATGCACATCCAGGGCGTTTTCAACACAACGTGTGGACGCAAGGGCATGGGTGTAGGTACACACGCCGCAGGTGCGCTGGGTGAAATGCTGCGCATCCTGAGGATCGCGTCCCTTGAGAATGATCTCCAGTCCCCGGAAAAGCTGGGCGCTGGACCAGGCCTTGGTGACCCTGCCATCGTTCACCTCCACTTCGATGCGCAGATGGCCCTCGATTCTGGTGATGGGATCAATGACAATAGGGCCGCTGAAATTGCCCTTGGGAGTGGCAACGGCCGCTGGAGCGGCTTTGGGATGACAACCGGACATATTATGAATCCTCCTTGAAATATGAATCCTTTTCAGTTTGCCGACAGGTACCGGGGAACGCACTCGAGGACTGCGACACGATTCGTGTCATCAAGCCATCGTCCCCTGGCACCAGGGACAACAAGATGCAATACCATGCAGAACCTTTCTTGGCCCGGTAAAACAACCTTTGGCCAGGGTTCATGCACGGGTTCAGGTGGTTATGCCTCTTCGTAAAAGGGGCTCATGGCATCCCAGAAATCGGGCTCGCTGCAGCCGATGCAGGGATGACCCGCTTCAACGGGCCAGTTGGTCTGGTTGAATTTGATCTTGGGGCAGTTGTTATACGTATAGGGCCCTTTGCAACCCAGTTCATACAGGCACCAGCCATTGCGTGCCTCTTCGGAGTCAAAGGATGGGGCGAATTCGCCGTTTTCAAAATGTTGTAGCCGGGGGCACTGATCATGGACGGTTTCCCCATAGAACATGACCGGTCGCCCGGATTCATCCAGCTCGGGCATCCCCTTGGTCAGCAGATGGACCACGGTGCCCACGAAATTATAGGGATTGGGGGGGCAGCCCGAAATGTTGATGGGCTTGACACCAAGGTGTTTCAATGCATCGCCGATGCCCTTGGCACCCGTGGGATTGGGGGCGGCAGCCTGGACACCGCCGAACGTGGCGCATGTGCCCATGGAGATGACCGCCTTGGCCTTGGGAGCGATTCTGCTGCAGATTTCCAGCATGGTGTGGCCGGCGATTTTGCCGTAGATGCCGTTGTCTTTGGTGGGAATGGCTCCTTCAATGACACAGATGTATCCTTCGGGATTTGAAACAGCCTGCTCCAGTGCCTCTTCAGCGGCCTGACCGGCAGCCGCCATCAGGGTCTCGTGGTAATCAAGGGAAATGGTGTTGAGAATCAGATCCCCGATATAGGGAGCCACTGTGCGCAAAAGCGCTTCGGAACACCCGGTACATTCGGCGTTGTGCAGATAGACCACCGAAGGCCGTTTTTTCATGGTCAGCGCCTCGGCTACCTGTGGCGCAAAGGAAGCGTCCATTCCCATGACTGCGGCCACAGCGGCACAGAATTTCATGAAATCACGCCGTGAAACCTCTCCATTGGCAAGGTGTGCTTCGGCACATCCCTTTCCAAGCCCGTTGAGACACGTCATTTTTTCCCCCTTGTGTAAGAGTGAGAACATCCTGAAAACAACCGGTCAGAATGCATTGCCCTTTGGGTTGTCCTGTGGGCAAATGCTTCTGGAAACTGCAATAAATCGTGTTTATGACCGATTGTTATGTCAAAGAACACAAAAATGCAATGGGGAACGGCAAAATAAGCTCTGTCAATTGTACGATGCAAATGTATTTGCATTTCCTATGCGTGGTGCCGGCAATGCGTTGTATCCGCATCCCGCTTCTGCCGCATGGATGTCATACGGTGACCGTTTCGCCAGGCTGGAGGGGCTTCGGGATCTGCAGGCCTGGTCGTTGTCCGGAACGCAACAGATGGATCGGATCCACCATGGTATGCCTCTTCGGAATGTTCCGGCCAAGGGCATTGTTCAGTCGGTTGTCATGCCCAACACCGGAAAGTTGGCAGCCATGAGGGGTTCTCGTTGGTCCAGGTGATGCTGGTCAGGATTGGCGGATGCGCTGTTCCCGGGCAACATTGTTTCGAATTGCACAGTTGCATCCATGCGGTTTCCGGGAACCGGGTTCTTTTTTGCTGGTCAGAATATATTTGCTCGTGTACGATAGCAATGCATGACAATCTGCCATGGCATCAACAGATTCACGGGTATGCTTGTTCTTGCCATGTTAGATGGGATGATGGACGTGACAAGCCTTGATGCATGCCCTTGTCATGACGGCACGTGGTGGTGCTTGCGTGCAGGAGACAAATGAGGTGTTTTCTGTTGCTTGTAAAATGCGGAAACGTTCATGGCGGAACATTTTTTGAAAAACTCCGGGATATTGTCCTGTGCTGGCAGGTAGTCATGAGATCCCGGGATCATCCTGAGGTTGGCATGAAATGGTTTGTGCGCATGATGGTCCTGTTGTGGACTCTGCCTGTGTGGGCTTCGGGAGACTATTTTGCCTCGGACAGGCAGGCCATAGTGGAGGGATTGACGGCAGCGCCCCGGGTTGATTCCCGCGGTCACGAAGCATTGCGCAATGTCCGGACCCTGCGTGTGTGTCCGTCAGACAAGGGAACCGAGATGGTCGAGATCAATGTGTCTGATCAGGTTCCCCGGGTTCAGATGCGCATCCAGTTCGCCACCAATGCCGACGTGCTCGACAGGTCGTCCCTGCCCATGTTGCGAGAACTTGGGGCGGCCCTGCATGATTCCCTGCTGGAGGGAAAGCCTGTGCGCATTGCCGGGCATACCGATAGTGACGGGGATGCCGGGTACAACCTCGAGCTCAGTTTGCGTCGGGCCCGACGGGTTGCCGACTGGCTGGCAACCCATGCCAACATTGATGCCCGCAATTTCCAGATCGTGGCTTTGGCGAAGGGGTTCCCCTGGTTCCCAATACCAGTGCAGCCAACAAGCGGAAAAACAGGCGGATGGAGATCAGTGTACTGTCATCCGGCTTTGAGAAGAATATGTCCGAAACAGAGCTGTCTCCATCGCTGTCCCCGGAAGGCATAGCCTGGTGAGGATTGCGTCGACATGAGTCCGGAAGTTCTGCCTGATGATACCTAGTCGAACCTGAAAAATTTAATTTTTTGAATTTAAGAACACAATCGCGTATTAAAAGAGTTCTGAAATGTTATAATTTTTATCAAATTGGAACAAAAAAAATACAACATCCGGATAAATTTCCGGAAATTGAATGCTGCACAGGCCATGAAAAGGTTTATAGAGTCACCAATCTTGCCCTTGAGATAATTTCTCAACATTCTGTGATCGCTTTTAAGATGCCCTATTATTGGTTCAATAGCGGCCCTTCGTCTGAAACGCTTTCGTGCTTTATGTTTATCACTTGCTTTTCCTGAAACTTTTCCAGCTTCAGGAATTTCAATGCATGTTTCTCCGACCCAGCGCTTTCCGCGGTATCCGCGATCACATATAGCTGTGGCGGGACGTTTGCCAACGATATCTTCGACCTGGTCAAGAACATCCGGTAACGTATGACCATCAAAGGAATTTCCTTGAAAAGACAGCGCTCCAACAATGATGCCGGAGGACTTGGTCACGGTCACGGAGGCCTTGGCTCCAAACTCGTATTTTTTATGTGCTTTGCCTTTACAGATACAGGAAACATCCGGCTCATGAAGGCTATAAATCTTTTTGGAATCAGTGCGTTGCTGACGTTGAACCCGGTCGTAAAGATCCAAGGATTCCTTGTTGGCTTCCAGTGCTTTTGGCGAAAGTTTACGGTTTAGTTCACGGATCAAGATCCCTGCGATGGTGCGTAATCGCTTAATCGCCCGGCGGGCATCATCCTTGTTGCGACCTCTTGATTTGAAACGGATGGTTCGCAGCAGGCTTTTGGTTTCCCTCTGATAACTGCGGCGGAGCTTTACGTTTTCAACCTTGGCCAATTTGCGACAACGTTCCACGATTTTAATCAACAATTTCGAATCAGTGGAAAAGGTGATATTCTTCTCTTGGACGGTAGAGTCAACGACTACTTCTGACTCCTTGGCGTTATCACCGTGCAAAGAGACAGACACCTCAAAAATCTTGCGCACACCGTCTTCGCCTATACGACGTCGAAAATACGTCAACTCAGACGGATTGCACGGCAGTTTCCAAGTGAATCGCTGCTGTCCGCAAAATGCCTGGAAATAAGGATTCTGTGTCCAAATCTCGACAACACGCTCGTCACTTAGATTCTCAAGTTGCTTCAGGATGAGAAGGCCGACCATCAGACGAATAGGTTTTGCGGGACGACCGGATGTCGCATAAAGCGGTTGAAAACTTTCTTCGAAAATCTGCCACGGAATGACCTTGGCCAAGCCAAGCAGATAATTTCGGGGATCAAGTTGATCAATCAAATCTGGACAGAGAAAACTGCGCTGACGGTTCGGACTTTTGGACTTCATCGTAGGTTGACCTCGGAAGAATTTCGACCAGAAAAAATACAGTAGCACTACATTATCTGGTTATTTGAAATACATTATTTCCGAGTAATTATCAATTAATTTCAGCATATTATTTGTTTTTCAGGACCGACTACCTAGAAGCATGGCCCGACAACAAGCATGAAACACCCCTGCCATCCTACGTGGTCATGAAAATGGACTACGGGTTTTTCCCGGTTGTTCTCCAGGGAGCTGGGAGGGTGAACCGTCCGAGATGTAGCATTATGTATTGATTGTTTTTTAAAAGGAAATATATTTCGGCATGTTGTAGATAAATAGATGGCATTGTCGCCTCCGGGAGGTGCCATCTTTTTGTTTCGGGCCCGAAGGGTGCATTAAGGGGTGATGGTAGGGTGTTATGGTAGGGTGTGGCATACTGATTGCGCGGTTAACATAATGCATGGAGTGTGCTAGCATCTCCCCTTCGCATTGACTGGATGATGAAGGTGGTGGCTCGAAGCTGGGCAGGATGTGTGGGCATCACCTTGGAATTGCTGCTATGTTGTTGCCTCTTGGGGGGCCATCCCATGCCGGGGTCTTGGCCCATGATCGGAAAGGATTTTATGAAACGTACCAAGCGTGTCCTGGTGGGCAAGAGAGTCTGCAACGGACAACGCGTCGCGTTTGCTTTGGCCTGTGTGACGGTGCTTTTTTGTTGTGTGCTGTTTGCCGGGACCGTGATGGGCGCGACCTGTCAAACCGATTTGTCGGACAGAGACACAAGGGAGCTGATTTTTGCCACGCCCGTCAACCAATCCGTTTTTACCCGCTATCTGCGGGACGTGTTCCGGGAAATCAGCAGGCGGACGGGCCTGGCCTGTCGGATTGTCGAGCTTCCCGGAGCACGCTGCCTTGTGGAAGCGAACAGGGGAGATGTGGACGGGGTGCCGGCACGGATCGCCGGGTTGGCTTCGGACGGCTATGCACATCTTCTTCGTCTGCATACCCCCATTTACACGGTTGAGCATATTGTTTTTCTGAATCGGGAGCATGTCCCAAATGTGCATGATCTGCAGACATTGTTGCAGGTTGTCCGCAACAAGAATCTTGTGGTGGCGTACAGTCGTGGAAGTATGAAGGCGTCTTCCCTGCTGGCTGAGCTTCCGGAAAAAAACAGGGTTCCCCTGGAAGCCCCGGAGCAGGCCTTCATGATGCTTTCCAGGAACAGAATTGCCGCCTACCTTGCCGGACCGGGACTGGTCAGCAAGGTCCTTCTCAACTCCTTGCAGAACAAGCCAGAGTGTCGTGAAAGCATGAAACATATCGTTCCTGCATTTGTTGTTTCAAGAACGCAACTGTTTCCATACGTGAACAAGAAAAACAGGGACCTGGTCAATACCCTTGAAGGGGCAATGTGTTCCATGCAAGCTGATGGAACACTCAAACGTTTGCAGATGAAATGTTTTGAGACAGTGTGCGGGGAATGAATCGTGAAGCCTATCAGTAGGACATTGTCTTTATGCCTTTCGATTGTCATTATATCTGCATCGATCTTGATTTCTGTATGCTATTCATATTTTCTTATTTCAAAGGAAAAAAATCACTATATCGCTCAGATCAACGAGGAAGCTGATTTTTTCGCCGACAAACTCGCATTGAGCTTGTGGAAATACGATGTCACGTCCATGAACTATCTGGGCAACATGGCCATGGGGCTTGGCCATGTCCAGTCGATCAGCATATTTGATGAGTCATCAACGCTTTTGTCTTCCCACGAGAATGTTCAAGGCAGGGATCACATCACCCTGCACAGGGATATCTCCTATCAGGGCCACCAGGTCGGTTCTCTGGACGTGACCTTTGCACCGTTTGATGCCGGCCCCATATGGGTGCGCACCATGCTGGCCGCAGGTGGCCTTCTTGTGCCCATTCTGGTTCTCTCGGTTCTGGTCGTCATGTTCATTGTCCACCACTACCTTTCTCTCCCCCTCAATGAATTGCTCGCATACATTCAGTCGGTTTCGGAAGGACATTACGGCCGTGTTCTTTCCCTCAAGGGGGGGCTGGAAATGGTTTCCATTGGCAGATCCATGCAGAATCTGTCCAGGGAACTGCAATGTCGGGAAGAGCGACTTCACGAGCAGGAACGTGAGCTCAAGGAAAATCTTCTGAAATACAAGACCCTTTTTTCAACCATCCCCATGGGCATTGTTGTTACCGATCCCCAGGGAAAGATCCTGGAGCTCAATCCGCATTATGAGAAGATTTTCGGCATTGCACGCAACGAGCACGTGCCCCGGGCCAAGGCTGACAAACGGTTGGAGGTCCTGCGTTCCGATGGCACGCCGGTTCCT
The Desulfoplanes formicivorans DNA segment above includes these coding regions:
- a CDS encoding IS5 family transposase, producing the protein MKSKSPNRQRSFLCPDLIDQLDPRNYLLGLAKVIPWQIFEESFQPLYATSGRPAKPIRLMVGLLILKQLENLSDERVVEIWTQNPYFQAFCGQQRFTWKLPCNPSELTYFRRRIGEDGVRKIFEVSVSLHGDNAKESEVVVDSTVQEKNITFSTDSKLLIKIVERCRKLAKVENVKLRRSYQRETKSLLRTIRFKSRGRNKDDARRAIKRLRTIAGILIRELNRKLSPKALEANKESLDLYDRVQRQQRTDSKKIYSLHEPDVSCICKGKAHKKYEFGAKASVTVTKSSGIIVGALSFQGNSFDGHTLPDVLDQVEDIVGKRPATAICDRGYRGKRWVGETCIEIPEAGKVSGKASDKHKARKRFRRRAAIEPIIGHLKSDHRMLRNYLKGKIGDSINLFMACAAFNFRKFIRMLYFFCSNLIKIITFQNSFNTRLCS
- a CDS encoding substrate-binding periplasmic protein, whose translation is MKRTKRVLVGKRVCNGQRVAFALACVTVLFCCVLFAGTVMGATCQTDLSDRDTRELIFATPVNQSVFTRYLRDVFREISRRTGLACRIVELPGARCLVEANRGDVDGVPARIAGLASDGYAHLLRLHTPIYTVEHIVFLNREHVPNVHDLQTLLQVVRNKNLVVAYSRGSMKASSLLAELPEKNRVPLEAPEQAFMMLSRNRIAAYLAGPGLVSKVLLNSLQNKPECRESMKHIVPAFVVSRTQLFPYVNKKNRDLVNTLEGAMCSMQADGTLKRLQMKCFETVCGE